The genomic DNA CTTGATCTGATATTTATACAATGGCTTATTCCGAATCAATTTGAGAATTAACTTTTCATCTCCAATGGATCGTAATACTTTTTTTGCCCAACGCATTTTAGCTAAAAAAACAAATAGCAAAATTAGCAAAGCAAATAGTGCAAATAATATATCAATATGTTCGAATCGCACCAAATCCATTAGGGGAAACTTTTTAATAATGTATTTCGTAAAAACAATTCAATAAATAATAAAACAGAGGCTATTAAAACAAAAAGCAAATATTTATCATTAAAACGTTTATAGGCTTCTATCTCAATTTTTGTTTTCTCCAATTTATTAATTTCTTCGTAAATCTCTTTCAATTTACTATTGCTGGTAGCTCTAAAATAGGCCCCATTCGTTAATCCGGCTATGTCTTTCAATAAGTCCTCATCTATCCTCACTTCTACATCCTGATAACGAATACCGATGGGTGTTTGCACAGGATAGGGTGCTGTACCAATCGTCCCTACACCTATCGTATAAATACGGACACCAAATGTTTGGGCAATTTCGACAGCTGTCATGGGATAAATAAATCCTGCATTATTTTCACCATCTGTTAATAGAATAACTATTTTGCTTTTACTATCACTATCCTTCAATCGATCAATGGCCGTAGAAAGTCCCAAGCCAATTGCTGTACCATCTTCAATAATGCCACTTTCGATTTCACCAATCAAGTTGGACAAAACTTTATGATCGCGTGTTATGGGGCATTGAGTAAAACTTTCTCCAGCAAAAACAACTAAGCCAATTCGATCATTAACTCGACCTTCTACAAACTCTTGTGATATTTTCTTTGCAGCATCCAACCGATTGGGCTTGAAATCCATGGCCAACATACTGGATGAAATATCAAGGGCAACTACGATATCAATACCTTCGGTGGTTACATTTTTTTTGTCAAATGACTTTTGAGGACGAGCAAGTGCGATAATGATTAAGCCTATAGCCAAAACACGAAGAGCAAAAAGAGCATGCCGAAAGCGAGCTTTCCATGGTCGTTTTATTGCCAGAATAGGTTTTAAAGTTGATAGCGTATGGTCTGGCAATCTGCTCTTATATTTCCAGACATACCAAAATACCAACAATGGTATTAGTAGTAAGAACCAAAAAAACCAAGGATCCTCAAATTTATAGTCACCTAGATTCATCTGAACTTTCGTTTTTTATTGTTTATTAATTTGTCATTTTTGTCAGCAATATTTTTGCCATCAGAATTCAATTTGAATAATTGATAGAAAAAATGCTTCTAATGAGAGAACCATTGCTGAATCACATCGTTGAATACGGAAAATATGATCAAAGCAAATACAATTATCATCCCGATAGTTTGAATCACCTCCATGGTTTTCTGACCTATTTGCCTTCCGGAAATCATTTCAATAAATATCATAATCACATGGCCTCCATCCAGTGCTGGTATGGGCAGCAAGTTCATAAATGCCAAAATAAGTGATAACAAGGCAGTAATCGTCCAGAAATTCAACCAAATCCAGTCTCCTCCATAAATAGTAGCTATGCCAACAGGACCTTTTATGGCTTTCCTTACATCAACATCACCACTAAACAGTTTGATAAAACCTAGTGTGTTTTCTTTTAGCATAAACCAGGC from Bacteroidota bacterium includes the following:
- a CDS encoding VWA domain-containing protein, with the protein product MNLGDYKFEDPWFFWFLLLIPLLVFWYVWKYKSRLPDHTLSTLKPILAIKRPWKARFRHALFALRVLAIGLIIIALARPQKSFDKKNVTTEGIDIVVALDISSSMLAMDFKPNRLDAAKKISQEFVEGRVNDRIGLVVFAGESFTQCPITRDHKVLSNLIGEIESGIIEDGTAIGLGLSTAIDRLKDSDSKSKIVILLTDGENNAGFIYPMTAVEIAQTFGVRIYTIGVGTIGTAPYPVQTPIGIRYQDVEVRIDEDLLKDIAGLTNGAYFRATSNSKLKEIYEEINKLEKTKIEIEAYKRFNDKYLLFVLIASVLLFIELFLRNTLLKSFP